The DNA region TCGTGCTGCTTATAACATAAGGAAGTACAGAAAAGCCCTTTTCTGTAGCTACGGCACTCTGCCACATCATAAGCATGCAGGGACTGATCATCGTTTCGCCCTGGCCGATGAATCCCCACTCAGTTGAAAAATCGCCCTTGTCATTGAGAACGGTTGAAGCAGTTTCTACATTTATCCCGTTGATCTCAAGAGTCATTGCTTTCGAACCGTTGACTGAATATCCGAGATCACGAAATACTTTCATGACATTGTTCATGACAAAATCACCGTCTTCAACAAGCTGAGCATAGAACGGATTACAGCTGTTCGCAAAAGCTTCATGTATGTTCTGCTCGCCGTGTCCGGAAAGAAAATGACAGATTATTTCCTTGCCTGATCTGTTGGTGAATGCACCATCACATCTGTATCTTTTTGAATCGAGTTTGTCTGCTCCCATTGTTTCGCAGGCAGCAGCAGTAGTGAGGATCTTCTGTGTTGAACCCGGTGTGAATTTATAAAACGCCTTACAGAGAAGACTTCCCTCCTCCAGACCTGTGTATCCGCCGAAAGGGTCAAGTCCCGGTCTGCTTACGCAGACAAGTACCTCACCTGTCAGATAATTATAGGCAATCGCAGTTCCGTTTTTATCACCGAAAGCATCGTACACTCTCTGATTTGCAGCATGATCCAGCGTAGTGACTATACTACTGCTTCCGTTTTCATTTCTGAGACCGGCCGAAAAGGAATAGTTACTCAGATACTGCATGTTTTCTGATACAAGCGTATTGGTCATCTGGCCGCTGTCGTTGCCGATAAAATTAGCTACATCGGTGAAATGACCGTATCCGTACGTTTCAGGATCAGCATTCTGATCAAAGAGGACATCACCGTTTCTGTCGTACACTTTTCCAAGAGACACGGAATCAGAATTACTCATATAGAAAGAAGACTGCGAATATATTCTGAATACAAGTGCACCCATTCCCGCCATGAACAAAGTCAGCATTGCTGTTATGAGTCTCATGTTTCTTCTGATGCTTCTCATGGCTTCTCACCTCTTTCCGGTTCGACTTCCACAATGTTTCTGATAAATACAGGAGACTGTGTGGCTTTGAGCATGCCTATCAGAAAACCGCTTGTAACGATAGATGTACCTCCGTTTGAAAGGAACGGAAGAGTAACGCCGGTAAACGGGATCATATTGCATGATCCGAATATGTTGAGTGACATCTGTACAACGAACACAGCTGTTACTCCGACTGCTATAGTTCCGTGATAATAGCACTTCGGTGTGTTAATAAGTGAAGTCGCGAGCATAAGAACGATTAGTATAACGAAGAGAACAGCTGCGAGAAGTCCCCATTCCTCCGATACTGATGAGAATACGATATCGGTGTCATATGCTGCGATATTGCTTAGCCGTCCGGCACCCGGTCCTTTGCCAAGCCATCCGCCTTCAGCCATTGCAATAAGGGCACGGCACTGCTGGTATCCGTTTCCGTACTGATCAGCCCAGATGTCAACGTAGAGTCTGTCCTTAACGTAGGCAGGAGCAAATCTGACTGCTGCAAATCCAAGTGCAAGAACTGCTCCGGCAAGAGCCGCTATTTTTCTTTTGGAAAACGCAGCCTTAGGATAGCAGAGTCTGTTGATAAGCGCACATCCGGTAACAGCAGCAAACGTAGGTATACTGCCGAGATCACGGCACCACCACTGAAATGCTATGATGAGAGCTGAAATGAGAACCATTCCGATATTATTCGGAGCGGTGCGTATTATCCAGTATTTTTTCTTTGTCTGCTGGCTTGAAAGTGATGAAGCACAGATCATGACAAGAAGCGGTTTCATAAATTCAGAAGGCTGAACGGAAAATCCGCCTATTCTTATCCACATGCTTCTTGAGCCGGCAAAAAGAAAGATTATAATCATAAGCACTGCTATGCCGGCATAACAGTACGGTCTGAATTTTTCCGCCTTAAAGCTGTTACGAGTAAATAAATAGCCGGCATGACATGAAATCATTCCGGCAGTAAGGGTTATAAAATGTTTAAGATTAAATTCTACACCGCCAAAACACGACTGAAATATCAGACTTATGTTTGCAATCAGTACCAGCAGGTAATCAACTGTGTAAGTGTCCTGCGTAAACGTCCCCAGGATCATGAAGTATGCTATGTCTGAAAAAATTACAAAGGCTGAAAGAATGATTACCGCAGCCACATCATCATAGGTCCCGTTCAGGTAAACGTTCAGAAGCAGAACAATGTGTGTAAGTACAACGAATAGTCTGATGAAAAAGTAACTAAGCTTTTCGTTTTCCT from Ruminococcus sp. HUN007 includes:
- a CDS encoding FtsW/RodA/SpoVE family cell cycle protein, coding for MAAEKVKENEKLSYFFIRLFVVLTHIVLLLNVYLNGTYDDVAAVIILSAFVIFSDIAYFMILGTFTQDTYTVDYLLVLIANISLIFQSCFGGVEFNLKHFITLTAGMISCHAGYLFTRNSFKAEKFRPYCYAGIAVLMIIIFLFAGSRSMWIRIGGFSVQPSEFMKPLLVMICASSLSSQQTKKKYWIIRTAPNNIGMVLISALIIAFQWWCRDLGSIPTFAAVTGCALINRLCYPKAAFSKRKIAALAGAVLALGFAAVRFAPAYVKDRLYVDIWADQYGNGYQQCRALIAMAEGGWLGKGPGAGRLSNIAAYDTDIVFSSVSEEWGLLAAVLFVILIVLMLATSLINTPKCYYHGTIAVGVTAVFVVQMSLNIFGSCNMIPFTGVTLPFLSNGGTSIVTSGFLIGMLKATQSPVFIRNIVEVEPERGEKP
- a CDS encoding penicillin-binding transpeptidase domain-containing protein, giving the protein MRSIRRNMRLITAMLTLFMAGMGALVFRIYSQSSFYMSNSDSVSLGKVYDRNGDVLFDQNADPETYGYGHFTDVANFIGNDSGQMTNTLVSENMQYLSNYSFSAGLRNENGSSSIVTTLDHAANQRVYDAFGDKNGTAIAYNYLTGEVLVCVSRPGLDPFGGYTGLEEGSLLCKAFYKFTPGSTQKILTTAAACETMGADKLDSKRYRCDGAFTNRSGKEIICHFLSGHGEQNIHEAFANSCNPFYAQLVEDGDFVMNNVMKVFRDLGYSVNGSKAMTLEINGINVETASTVLNDKGDFSTEWGFIGQGETMISPCMLMMWQSAVATEKGFSVLPYVISSTTDVVGNRNDMKSPGHSKQFFSASTASYMREIMISNGSRYSDSIPGYVLGLKSGTAQVKNGDEENSFLVGFNTDTEKPIAFCVLIENKDQWGITTDSIVSVLLDSL